A genome region from Alkalimarinus coralli includes the following:
- a CDS encoding efflux RND transporter periplasmic adaptor subunit: MNIKRFIPIAISLVLIGCGKEDAEPEREVIQPAKVMVVKGASNEINRQLPGTVRASQRVNLSFQVPGQLKFFPMKEGQEVLKGEVLGRLDDRDYRSNLSAARAELTKTQANFNRAEELLVKKFISQAEYDKLKAALDVAKSNEEKARKALDDAELKAPFSGTVAKRYVDNFQDIQAKQAVISLQDNSQLEVVVNVSESLVSRRTEDEGALKVSAKFEAFPDEQFDLYVKEFSTEADSKTQTFEIVLGMNDTKGISLLPGMTAKVFATRVNTNEVNDTYLLPVHAVVADEDNNAFVWVVDTTNNSVKKKPIAMGALKGKSEIEVIGVELNDMVVIGGVTKMREGKIIRPIEKVTY; the protein is encoded by the coding sequence ATGAATATTAAACGTTTTATACCTATTGCTATTAGCTTGGTCTTAATAGGCTGCGGAAAAGAGGATGCCGAGCCTGAAAGAGAGGTGATACAGCCCGCAAAAGTAATGGTCGTTAAAGGCGCGAGTAACGAAATTAATCGACAGTTGCCAGGCACCGTAAGGGCATCGCAACGGGTTAACTTATCCTTTCAGGTGCCAGGTCAGCTCAAATTCTTCCCGATGAAAGAAGGCCAGGAGGTTTTGAAAGGGGAGGTGTTGGGAAGGTTGGATGACCGGGATTACAGAAGTAACTTGAGTGCCGCTCGTGCTGAGCTGACTAAGACTCAGGCAAACTTCAACAGGGCAGAAGAGTTACTGGTCAAAAAATTCATTTCACAGGCCGAGTATGACAAATTAAAGGCCGCCCTGGATGTAGCGAAATCCAATGAAGAAAAGGCACGAAAGGCATTAGATGATGCAGAGCTTAAAGCTCCTTTTAGTGGTACTGTTGCAAAGCGTTACGTTGATAACTTTCAGGATATTCAAGCTAAGCAAGCGGTCATCAGTTTGCAAGATAACAGCCAGCTGGAAGTGGTTGTTAATGTTTCTGAGTCACTCGTGTCTAGAAGAACTGAAGATGAAGGGGCTTTAAAGGTCAGTGCCAAATTTGAAGCGTTTCCTGATGAACAGTTTGACTTGTATGTAAAAGAGTTTTCGACGGAGGCCGATTCAAAAACTCAAACGTTTGAAATTGTATTAGGTATGAATGATACCAAAGGAATTTCACTTTTACCTGGAATGACCGCAAAAGTGTTTGCGACAAGAGTCAATACAAACGAAGTCAATGACACCTATCTGTTGCCAGTGCATGCGGTAGTCGCGGATGAAGACAATAATGCGTTTGTTTGGGTGGTAGATACAACCAACAATAGTGTTAAGAAAAAGCCAATAGCAATGGGAGCGCTAAAAGGTAAAAGCGAGATTGAAGTGATAGGCGTTGAGTTGAATGATATGGTCGTTATTGGTGGAGTGACTAAAATGCGGGAAGGTAAGATCATTCGGCCTATTGAGAAGGTAACTTACTAA
- a CDS encoding tRNA-queuosine alpha-mannosyltransferase domain-containing protein produces MSTKVAKGLLLSGYDAGSHRYWRKGLEHYLNEYEWTVLTLPARFFSWRIRGNPISFLERYSAELSVEYDFVIATSMVDLATLKGIIPSLSRTPSLVYFHENQFEYPKTINQQASIEPQMVNLYSAMAADAIVFNSEFNRRSFFDGCDRLMAKLPDHVITNLSEQLSNKSLVIPVPVDEGLFNLPDRRDYNATEPVKLLWNHRWEYDKGPDRLLLLLLELQRRNVTFELNVVGEAFRNIPDEFKQIEHLFSGCINTFGYVDNVEEYRTLLAACDVVISTAIHEFQGIAVLEAVSAGCLPLVPDRLSYQALIPGEYRYSSHLDTPELEASEAVDKLLQLTPSPNVNFREGYRQYSWSSLIPSYRNAITSLLLK; encoded by the coding sequence ATGTCTACCAAGGTAGCCAAAGGCTTGCTGTTATCAGGGTATGATGCAGGCAGTCATCGCTATTGGCGAAAAGGTCTGGAACATTATCTGAATGAATATGAGTGGACGGTTCTAACACTACCTGCACGGTTTTTCAGTTGGCGCATTCGAGGAAACCCCATTAGTTTTCTTGAGCGGTATAGTGCTGAGCTCTCGGTAGAGTATGACTTCGTGATTGCGACATCGATGGTTGATCTGGCAACCCTGAAAGGCATTATCCCTTCACTATCGCGCACCCCTTCGCTGGTTTACTTTCATGAGAATCAGTTTGAGTATCCGAAAACTATAAATCAGCAGGCTAGCATCGAGCCTCAAATGGTGAATTTATATTCTGCTATGGCTGCTGATGCCATTGTGTTCAACTCGGAGTTTAATCGTCGTTCATTTTTTGATGGTTGCGACCGGCTTATGGCAAAGCTTCCTGACCATGTGATTACTAACTTGTCTGAGCAACTATCAAATAAGTCATTAGTTATTCCCGTTCCGGTAGATGAGGGGTTGTTTAACTTACCTGACCGTCGAGATTACAACGCGACTGAGCCTGTAAAGCTGTTATGGAATCATCGCTGGGAATACGATAAAGGGCCTGACCGGCTGTTACTTCTGCTACTAGAATTACAGCGGCGAAACGTGACGTTTGAACTCAACGTTGTAGGAGAGGCATTTAGAAATATACCGGATGAATTCAAGCAAATAGAGCATCTCTTTTCTGGCTGTATAAACACCTTTGGGTATGTCGATAATGTTGAAGAGTACAGAACCCTGTTGGCCGCGTGTGACGTTGTGATTTCAACAGCGATACATGAGTTTCAGGGTATCGCAGTTCTGGAGGCTGTGTCTGCCGGATGTTTGCCGTTAGTTCCAGACAGGCTGTCATATCAAGCTTTAATACCGGGCGAATACCGTTACAGTTCACACCTTGACACCCCCGAGTTAGAGGCCAGTGAAGCGGTAGACAAACTCCTTCAGCTAACGCCGAGCCCAAACGTAAACTTTAGAGAGGGCTATAGGCAATATAGCTGGTCCTCGTTAATTCCATCCTACCGTAATGCTATTACCTCTCTTCTGCTGAAATAA
- a CDS encoding phospholipase, with protein MKKSVIALSAASAILIAADASAWTQETHRRIVIDAVNYMQQNPSTTEYTRLAAAATAAGYTVDQFANVLGQGAYDVDDFEDTYLCGATTGNCQVAPVWGAGSSIVKYTSYWHFQNHTQGGDAHGNDLGGYNYDKLTVWGAIDNMAASWLYGDYLDDGNRGLTGWWGRDSSKYNSYDITEKNYRHEGSSSRSMYADFEDAPFQPIDNLGHYWYQQFLAQPTAQTLGFVLHTTDLLQPHHTWTTSDLNHSGWEGWVNDNYYSENLNDSAKVATALNSFTALADSATDIRPLLTEGGAFSYSNGGIVLSSENHSDRVQVAEQTIPHAIAMVVHILNHAAKRF; from the coding sequence ATAAAAAAATCAGTCATAGCACTGAGTGCTGCAAGTGCTATCTTAATCGCAGCTGATGCATCAGCGTGGACGCAAGAAACTCACCGCCGAATCGTTATCGATGCAGTAAATTATATGCAACAAAACCCATCAACCACTGAATACACACGTTTGGCCGCCGCCGCGACGGCAGCAGGTTATACGGTGGATCAATTTGCAAACGTACTGGGCCAGGGCGCTTATGACGTTGATGATTTTGAAGATACGTACCTGTGTGGAGCAACAACCGGAAACTGCCAGGTCGCTCCTGTGTGGGGGGCGGGTAGCTCCATTGTAAAATATACCTCTTACTGGCACTTTCAGAACCATACTCAAGGTGGTGATGCTCACGGAAATGACCTGGGTGGTTATAACTACGATAAGTTGACGGTATGGGGCGCTATAGACAACATGGCGGCATCATGGTTATACGGTGATTACCTTGACGATGGTAATCGCGGGCTTACTGGCTGGTGGGGGCGTGATAGCAGCAAGTACAACTCTTACGATATTACTGAGAAAAACTACCGCCATGAAGGCTCTTCAAGCCGCTCAATGTATGCAGATTTTGAAGATGCGCCATTTCAGCCAATCGACAACCTTGGTCACTATTGGTATCAGCAATTTTTAGCGCAGCCTACTGCTCAAACGTTAGGTTTCGTTCTTCATACTACGGACTTGTTGCAGCCTCACCATACATGGACGACGTCAGACTTAAACCACTCTGGTTGGGAAGGCTGGGTTAACGACAACTACTATAGTGAAAACTTGAACGACTCAGCGAAAGTGGCGACAGCATTAAACAGCTTCACTGCGTTAGCCGACAGCGCAACAGATATTCGCCCACTATTAACAGAGGGCGGGGCGTTTTCTTATTCAAACGGTGGCATTGTATTGAGTAGCGAAAACCACAGTGATCGTGTTCAAGTTGCAGAGCAGACTATCCCTCACGCTATTGCAATGGTTGTGCATATCCTTAACCATGCGGCAAAGCGTTTCTAA
- a CDS encoding peptidylprolyl isomerase, with protein sequence MNLSPVIKSLLFIFTCFYSLLAFGAPTGFATIDDPKTVAVVNGYKFPLVSVDLLYKSVSQGKRPMRYGDLVNGLIENRLLAEYAEQEIKEESLMSNNPVGFSVETYLDDQYTGFIQASYHQQLSSYIKENIGASPEAITSFYLDDKHQQLSQLLDMSKRMEYLLTPEQQQAAQGLVIAEYKLPGESSESVTLFDIYRRQNIQGRIKIHQMNLEFIKAQINQFVSSNTVSWWAAHHSGLKSFEIEALKRFIKDRHYKSRVIAHHGVSADIHDDNPPLDEAFKKVTPAEIKQYFNANKEKFKRIEYVEARHIRLADFDAAGKAKAALEEGMEFSEAAKKFSIAKTRNASPAGSLGKVRAEDGGSQWAKSAVFALKEGVVSRPIRSPQADGKTVYWEIFLVDKREENYFDVDSETVRYLAGKEIARKNLENEFLAVRKNLFKTAEIKINPSLIRR encoded by the coding sequence ATGAACCTATCGCCTGTTATAAAAAGTCTCTTATTTATTTTCACCTGCTTCTATTCATTGTTAGCCTTTGGGGCACCCACTGGCTTTGCCACTATTGATGACCCAAAGACTGTCGCTGTTGTTAACGGGTATAAGTTTCCGTTGGTCAGCGTTGACTTACTCTATAAAAGTGTTTCCCAGGGTAAACGCCCAATGCGCTATGGTGATCTGGTCAATGGTCTTATTGAAAATCGGTTGTTGGCTGAGTATGCAGAGCAGGAAATAAAAGAAGAGTCATTAATGAGCAATAATCCAGTGGGGTTTTCTGTCGAAACCTACTTGGATGATCAATACACCGGGTTTATTCAAGCGTCATATCATCAACAGCTGTCTTCCTATATTAAGGAGAACATAGGCGCATCACCTGAGGCCATCACATCTTTCTATTTAGACGATAAACATCAACAGCTTTCACAGTTGTTAGATATGAGTAAGCGTATGGAATATCTGCTCACCCCTGAGCAACAACAAGCGGCACAAGGGTTGGTTATTGCTGAATATAAACTACCTGGTGAGTCGAGCGAATCGGTAACGCTATTTGATATATACAGGCGTCAGAATATTCAAGGCCGAATCAAAATTCATCAAATGAATCTTGAATTTATTAAGGCGCAGATTAATCAATTTGTTTCTTCAAATACTGTGAGCTGGTGGGCTGCTCATCACTCTGGTCTCAAATCATTCGAAATTGAAGCGCTTAAACGGTTTATAAAGGATCGTCATTATAAGTCGAGAGTGATAGCCCATCATGGCGTCAGTGCTGATATACATGACGACAATCCCCCGTTGGATGAAGCATTCAAAAAAGTAACACCAGCTGAAATTAAACAGTACTTTAATGCAAATAAGGAAAAATTTAAGCGAATTGAATATGTAGAGGCGAGGCATATTCGGTTAGCCGATTTTGATGCCGCAGGGAAAGCTAAGGCAGCGCTCGAAGAGGGGATGGAATTTTCAGAAGCGGCTAAAAAGTTCTCAATTGCCAAAACCAGGAATGCGTCTCCGGCAGGAAGCCTGGGTAAGGTGCGCGCTGAGGACGGAGGTAGTCAGTGGGCAAAAAGCGCGGTGTTTGCATTAAAAGAAGGCGTTGTCTCCAGGCCGATCAGGTCGCCCCAGGCTGATGGAAAAACCGTTTATTGGGAGATCTTCCTGGTTGATAAGCGTGAAGAGAACTATTTTGACGTTGACAGCGAAACCGTTCGCTACCTGGCAGGCAAAGAAATTGCTCGCAAAAACCTCGAAAATGAGTTCTTAGCGGTTCGGAAAAATTTGTTTAAAACAGCAGAAATAAAGATTAACCCTTCACTAATACGTCGGTGA
- a CDS encoding phospholipase, with translation MIKNTIAALTVSALMLPSLDAYAWKQDTHRQIVVDAVNYMQANPDTTEYNRLAAVAAASGYTIDQFALVLGQGAYDVDDFEDTFICGAVTGDCQQAPVWGAGASIVKYTSYWHFQNHTQGGDAHGNDLGGYNYDKLTVWGTIDNLAATWLYGDHLDDGWGGMRGWFWSENSKYNSYGVTERNYRHEGSSSKSMYADFEKIPFQPIDNLGQYWYEQFSARPTAQTLGFVLHTTDLLQPHHTWTTSDLNHSGWESWVADYYFSENLNDFNKVKAALNDFTPIADGSNDIRPLLTEGGAFSYSNGGIVLSSQNHSDRVQVAEQTVPHAIAMVVHILNHAAKRF, from the coding sequence ATGATTAAAAATACGATAGCGGCGTTAACAGTATCAGCTCTGATGCTACCTTCACTGGATGCTTATGCATGGAAGCAGGACACTCACCGGCAAATAGTAGTTGACGCGGTCAACTATATGCAGGCTAACCCAGACACAACTGAGTATAACCGTCTTGCCGCAGTAGCAGCAGCTTCAGGGTACACGATTGACCAGTTTGCATTGGTGCTAGGGCAGGGCGCTTATGATGTTGATGACTTTGAGGATACCTTTATTTGTGGTGCTGTAACGGGGGATTGTCAGCAAGCGCCTGTTTGGGGTGCGGGCGCATCAATTGTTAAGTATACGTCTTATTGGCACTTCCAGAATCATACACAAGGAGGGGATGCTCACGGGAATGATTTAGGCGGGTACAATTACGACAAGTTAACTGTTTGGGGAACGATTGATAACCTCGCTGCTACATGGCTTTATGGCGATCACTTAGATGATGGCTGGGGAGGAATGCGAGGTTGGTTCTGGAGCGAAAACAGCAAGTACAATAGCTATGGGGTTACTGAGCGCAACTACCGACATGAAGGATCTTCTTCAAAATCAATGTATGCTGATTTCGAGAAAATTCCCTTTCAGCCGATTGATAACCTGGGTCAGTATTGGTACGAGCAGTTCAGTGCTCGCCCAACAGCGCAAACACTGGGCTTTGTTCTGCACACGACTGACTTGCTTCAGCCGCATCACACCTGGACAACATCTGACCTAAATCACTCAGGGTGGGAGTCATGGGTTGCTGATTACTACTTTAGTGAGAATCTTAACGACTTTAACAAAGTAAAGGCCGCTTTAAATGATTTCACGCCTATTGCTGATGGATCTAATGATATTCGTCCATTGCTTACAGAAGGTGGCGCGTTTTCATACTCGAACGGCGGTATTGTGTTAAGCAGCCAAAACCACAGTGATCGTGTTCAAGTTGCAGAGCAGACAGTTCCTCATGCCATTGCTATGGTTGTTCATATTCTGAACCACGCAGCTAAGCGCTTTTAA
- a CDS encoding adenosylcobalamin-dependent ribonucleoside-diphosphate reductase — MNAKVEPITTPIPMQDASLDIWSTKYQLKTKNGDPVDNNINETYSRVAKALAEVENKKNRDKVHKEFVWALEHGAIPAGRIMSNAGAGEHKPATSTINCTVSGIVNDSMDDILFKNHEAGLTLKAGCGIGYEFSTLRPKGAYVAGAGATTSGPLSFMDIFDKMCFTVSSAGGRRGAQMATFDVHHPDVLDFIRAKREDGRLRQFNLSLLITEDFIKAVKEDADWKLSFPVTQEEVDEDGLDVKDESKFTYREFPVKDQYVTNKEGLVACRVYSTVKARFIWDSIMTSTYDFAEPGFILIDKVNEMNNNWFCENIRATNPCGEQPLPPYGSCLLGSVNLTKFVEKPFTDQATFNFEKYRKVVAIFTRMLDNVVEINGLPLEGQRNEILNKRRHGMGILGLGSALTMLKLPYGGEESVKFTEEVNREMALEGWRQALALSEEKGAAPVMEEEFTVTEEMLRKRPEMKEDGFKAGDRVKGKVLHAKYSRYMQRIAQYEPELVEKICEKGARFTHHTSIAPTGTISLSLANNVSNGVEPSFAHHYSRNIIREGKKTKEKVDVFSYELLAYRHLVNQNAMPYAESEDAKLPDYFISADEVTPTQHVDIQAAAQLWVDSSISKTANVPTEFPYQDFKDIYMYAYEKGLKGCTTFRFNPEAFQGVLVKEQDLENTTYEFTLDDGSKVSVKGNEEIEYDGEVHSAANLFDALKEGTYGKY; from the coding sequence ATGAACGCGAAAGTTGAACCAATCACTACACCAATCCCGATGCAAGACGCTTCACTGGATATCTGGAGCACAAAATACCAGCTTAAAACCAAGAATGGTGACCCGGTTGACAACAACATTAATGAAACCTATTCGCGTGTAGCAAAAGCTCTGGCAGAAGTTGAAAACAAAAAGAACAGGGATAAAGTTCACAAAGAGTTTGTTTGGGCACTGGAACACGGTGCAATTCCTGCTGGGCGAATCATGTCTAATGCAGGTGCAGGCGAGCACAAGCCCGCCACATCAACAATCAACTGCACCGTATCAGGCATCGTTAATGATTCTATGGATGACATCCTTTTCAAGAATCATGAAGCAGGGCTTACCCTTAAAGCGGGTTGCGGCATTGGTTATGAGTTCTCTACATTACGTCCAAAAGGTGCCTACGTAGCCGGCGCTGGTGCAACAACGTCTGGCCCTCTCTCGTTCATGGATATTTTTGACAAGATGTGTTTCACCGTATCCTCTGCCGGCGGACGACGTGGCGCTCAGATGGCCACTTTCGATGTGCACCACCCTGACGTGCTCGATTTTATTAGAGCAAAGCGAGAAGATGGCCGACTGCGCCAATTTAATCTGTCGCTTCTTATCACAGAAGACTTTATTAAAGCCGTCAAAGAAGATGCAGACTGGAAGCTATCATTCCCTGTTACTCAAGAAGAGGTGGATGAAGATGGCCTTGATGTAAAGGATGAAAGCAAATTTACATACCGGGAGTTTCCGGTAAAAGACCAATATGTAACCAATAAAGAAGGGCTGGTCGCTTGCCGCGTTTATAGCACCGTAAAAGCTCGCTTTATCTGGGACAGCATCATGACATCAACCTATGACTTCGCTGAACCTGGCTTTATCCTGATTGATAAAGTAAACGAAATGAATAACAACTGGTTTTGTGAAAATATCCGTGCAACAAACCCATGCGGCGAACAGCCACTTCCCCCTTATGGTAGCTGTCTGTTAGGTTCAGTAAACCTGACCAAGTTTGTCGAGAAGCCATTCACTGATCAAGCGACTTTCAACTTTGAAAAATACCGTAAAGTGGTCGCCATTTTCACCCGCATGCTAGACAACGTTGTTGAAATCAATGGCCTTCCACTTGAAGGTCAGCGTAACGAAATACTGAATAAGCGACGTCACGGCATGGGCATTCTTGGCTTAGGCTCAGCTCTAACCATGTTAAAGCTACCTTACGGCGGCGAAGAATCAGTTAAATTTACTGAAGAAGTAAACCGTGAGATGGCACTCGAAGGCTGGAGGCAAGCATTAGCACTTTCAGAAGAGAAAGGCGCAGCACCAGTCATGGAAGAAGAGTTCACTGTAACGGAAGAAATGCTCCGCAAGCGCCCTGAAATGAAAGAAGACGGCTTTAAAGCGGGTGACCGTGTTAAAGGCAAGGTATTGCACGCAAAATACAGCCGATACATGCAGCGCATTGCTCAGTATGAACCAGAGCTGGTGGAAAAAATTTGTGAAAAAGGCGCCCGCTTTACACACCATACGTCCATTGCACCCACGGGCACTATCTCCCTGTCTCTTGCGAATAATGTAAGTAACGGTGTAGAACCTAGTTTCGCACACCACTACTCAAGAAATATTATTCGCGAAGGTAAAAAGACAAAAGAGAAAGTCGATGTTTTCTCATATGAGTTGCTGGCATACCGCCACCTCGTCAACCAAAATGCAATGCCTTATGCCGAGAGCGAAGATGCAAAACTGCCTGATTACTTTATCTCAGCTGATGAGGTAACGCCAACTCAGCATGTTGACATCCAGGCTGCTGCTCAGCTTTGGGTTGACTCTTCCATATCAAAAACGGCCAATGTTCCAACGGAGTTCCCATACCAGGACTTCAAAGACATCTACATGTATGCTTATGAAAAGGGATTAAAAGGATGCACAACATTCCGCTTTAACCCCGAAGCATTCCAGGGTGTATTGGTTAAAGAGCAGGACTTGGAAAACACAACTTACGAATTTACACTAGACGACGGCAGTAAAGTAAGTGTAAAAGGAAATGAAGAGATCGAATACGATGGTGAAGTTCATTCAGCCGCCAACTTATTTGATGCCTTAAAAGAAGGCACATACGGCAAGTATTGA
- a CDS encoding TSCPD domain-containing protein, whose translation MTVKIEKKIVGYQVKKAESNAQDVKTESADTFAPVEMNENIARPEFLLGSTYKIKPPVSEHALYITINDILLNEDTDHEVRRPYEVFINSKSMEHYQWVIGLTRVISAVFRKGGDITFLVEELSSVYDPNGGYYKKGGVFMPSLVAEIGAVIEKHMKAIGLIQTEELSDHAKKILAEKRAEFEAKQSNSANDSDTAFPANATVCKKCSTKAVIVMDGCKTCLNCGDSKCG comes from the coding sequence ATGACCGTCAAAATTGAAAAGAAAATTGTCGGCTACCAAGTTAAAAAAGCTGAAAGCAACGCACAAGATGTTAAAACCGAGAGCGCTGATACATTCGCTCCCGTTGAAATGAATGAGAACATCGCTCGTCCAGAGTTTTTGCTTGGTTCTACCTATAAAATTAAGCCCCCGGTTTCTGAACACGCACTATATATCACGATAAATGATATCTTGCTGAATGAAGATACTGACCATGAAGTTCGACGCCCTTATGAGGTATTTATCAACTCCAAATCAATGGAGCATTACCAGTGGGTCATAGGCTTAACACGCGTTATATCTGCTGTATTCCGAAAGGGCGGAGATATTACATTCTTGGTCGAAGAGCTTTCTTCTGTTTATGATCCAAACGGCGGTTACTATAAAAAAGGCGGCGTATTCATGCCATCCCTGGTTGCTGAAATCGGTGCGGTTATTGAAAAGCACATGAAGGCGATTGGCCTTATCCAAACTGAGGAGCTAAGTGACCACGCCAAAAAGATATTGGCTGAAAAGCGAGCTGAATTTGAAGCCAAGCAATCAAATAGTGCCAATGACTCCGACACTGCATTCCCTGCAAACGCGACCGTATGCAAGAAATGCTCTACTAAAGCAGTCATTGTAATGGATGGTTGCAAGACCTGCTTAAACTGCGGTGATAGCAAGTGCGGCTAA
- the galU gene encoding UTP--glucose-1-phosphate uridylyltransferase GalU produces the protein MIKNCLFPVAGYGTRFLPATKAMPKEILPVVNKPLVQYGVEEAVAAGMNNIGFVTGRGKRAIEDHFDISYELEHQIQGSGKEGLLASIRHLIENNQFSFTRQREMKGLGHAILTGRNLVGENPFGVVLADDLCVVEPGEDEVMAQMAKLYNQFRCSIVAIQEVPPEETNKYGVIAGECMKEGLYRITDMVEKPDPKDAPSNLAIIGRYILTPDIFEIIENTPAGKNGEVQITDALMTQAKNGCVLAYKFKGKRFDCGSIDGFVEATNYVYENIYKKS, from the coding sequence ATGATTAAGAATTGCCTATTCCCCGTTGCGGGTTATGGAACCCGTTTTTTACCTGCAACCAAAGCGATGCCTAAAGAAATTCTGCCGGTGGTAAACAAGCCACTCGTTCAGTACGGCGTCGAAGAAGCCGTTGCTGCAGGTATGAATAACATTGGCTTTGTAACTGGCCGAGGCAAAAGAGCGATAGAAGACCACTTTGATATCAGCTACGAACTTGAGCACCAGATTCAGGGCAGCGGGAAGGAAGGGCTACTGGCATCTATTCGTCACCTTATTGAAAATAACCAGTTTTCATTTACTCGCCAACGTGAAATGAAAGGGCTTGGCCATGCAATCCTAACTGGGCGGAACCTCGTTGGAGAAAACCCATTTGGTGTCGTATTGGCTGATGACCTCTGCGTTGTTGAACCAGGCGAAGATGAAGTAATGGCTCAAATGGCGAAACTCTACAATCAATTTCGATGCAGTATCGTTGCGATTCAGGAAGTGCCACCAGAAGAAACCAATAAGTATGGCGTCATCGCAGGTGAGTGCATGAAAGAAGGGCTCTACCGGATTACAGATATGGTTGAAAAACCAGACCCTAAGGATGCGCCTTCTAACCTGGCGATTATCGGGAGATATATACTCACTCCTGACATTTTCGAAATTATCGAAAACACCCCAGCCGGAAAAAATGGCGAAGTACAAATCACTGACGCATTGATGACTCAAGCCAAAAATGGTTGCGTACTGGCGTATAAGTTTAAAGGCAAACGGTTCGATTGCGGCAGTATTGACGGGTTTGTTGAGGCAACAAACTACGTCTACGAAAACATTTACAAGAAAAGCTAA
- a CDS encoding helix-turn-helix domain-containing protein: protein MKYLSKFHKHLKQLREEKHLTIDDISVICQVDVTVVNAWESTQEDKRCFPSIDNLIDLCLKTGTQLDALLELNYDHEDEEQLELPGLAFIDENDVNLSLDHLQKEIEKLLPTDDELELLKRFRRSDDENKKLILQLMN from the coding sequence ATGAAGTACCTCAGTAAATTCCACAAGCATTTAAAGCAGTTAAGAGAAGAAAAGCACCTTACAATAGATGATATTAGCGTTATCTGTCAGGTCGATGTGACGGTAGTGAATGCTTGGGAGTCTACTCAGGAGGATAAAAGGTGCTTCCCTAGTATCGATAATCTGATTGATCTTTGCTTGAAAACAGGTACTCAGCTAGATGCTTTGTTAGAGCTGAATTATGACCATGAAGATGAAGAGCAGTTAGAGTTACCTGGCTTGGCGTTTATTGATGAAAACGACGTAAATCTGTCGCTTGACCATCTTCAAAAAGAGATTGAAAAGCTACTCCCTACAGATGATGAATTAGAGCTGTTGAAGCGTTTTAGGCGAAGTGATGATGAAAATAAAAAGCTCATTCTTCAACTGATGAATTAG
- a CDS encoding TatD family nuclease-associated radical SAM protein, translating to MNNEHSTIVYTIRDSLYINLNNRCTLKCSFCPKFNGSWQVHDYDLALDHKPSAEEVIDEIGDPTQYDEVVFCGFGEPTLRLQELISVARWVKQKGGNVRVNTDGLANLAHKRNVLPELADCVDSLSISMNGQNEEVYNQHCKPGLNKSWHNMMGFLAAAPSYIEDVTATAIEGLEGVDIDACEKLAKSLGVKFRKRVLDIVG from the coding sequence ATGAACAACGAACACTCAACTATCGTATACACAATTCGGGATTCGCTGTATATCAACTTAAACAATCGCTGTACGCTTAAGTGCTCATTTTGTCCTAAGTTTAATGGCAGCTGGCAGGTTCATGATTATGATTTGGCACTGGATCATAAGCCATCGGCAGAAGAAGTTATTGACGAAATCGGAGACCCTACACAGTACGACGAAGTAGTATTTTGCGGTTTTGGCGAGCCCACATTAAGACTGCAAGAGCTAATTAGTGTCGCCAGATGGGTTAAGCAGAAAGGCGGTAACGTTCGCGTTAACACAGACGGCCTGGCAAACCTAGCCCACAAGAGAAATGTCCTTCCTGAGCTTGCAGACTGTGTGGATAGCCTTTCTATTTCAATGAATGGGCAAAATGAAGAAGTATATAACCAACACTGTAAGCCTGGTCTAAATAAATCATGGCACAATATGATGGGGTTTCTTGCAGCGGCGCCTAGCTACATTGAGGATGTAACCGCAACGGCGATAGAGGGTTTGGAAGGGGTTGATATTGATGCCTGCGAGAAGCTCGCAAAGAGCCTGGGAGTTAAGTTTAGAAAACGGGTATTAGATATAGTTGGTTAG